A genomic region of Gemmata massiliana contains the following coding sequences:
- a CDS encoding DUF4339 domain-containing protein — protein MESVWYYVVNGDRVGPVTFAELKAVAEAGKLGPADLVWQEGTNDWVAARTIASLLPTTPPPESSQSDEGTYALVPVAPARPTGNEATLTFIPEPEKRPKPAAEALSLDDEAPALRRKRGSGSDANDRFAEVLELAQMFVRRMIDPDPSAIAPTTEEGAKLTAAGVMDATARKLAVWRRSVLFVAAVPCAFAAVLGFINTLAMSKGERELLSAFGILLQYVQALALFALPAAAVLGALAYDRLALSTKWVLGGGMISIAVPLAVAFTPAEWLLDLKIDKSASVETADVARLGAGVLLGVAFYMALMPAVMSLLPAVARACVRMKLFLPESLVPGWGLVTSVPLCVLLTLATFVVIYHVASNMLLVLGLLLWIGAPLVYFTKFNLFTRPLTAAPERAAIARTSFTVFVLIATGVGLLLIYLLTGKFAGQTILGFSKEAIIRPWTLDLHKIWIDYLGRSLFLTVFFSDLLLHIALSVWREERAFAASPEAAGFDRTMTGLGSAVLPR, from the coding sequence ATGGAATCCGTCTGGTACTACGTCGTCAACGGGGATCGCGTCGGCCCGGTGACGTTCGCGGAACTGAAGGCCGTAGCAGAGGCCGGAAAGCTGGGACCGGCGGACCTGGTGTGGCAGGAGGGCACCAACGATTGGGTCGCGGCACGCACCATCGCGAGCCTGTTGCCCACAACCCCGCCCCCAGAATCGAGCCAATCCGACGAAGGCACTTATGCCCTCGTCCCGGTCGCACCGGCCCGGCCGACCGGCAACGAGGCAACGCTCACGTTCATCCCCGAGCCCGAAAAGCGGCCGAAGCCCGCCGCAGAAGCGCTCTCGCTGGACGACGAGGCACCTGCCCTTCGACGGAAGCGTGGCTCCGGTTCGGACGCGAACGACCGGTTCGCGGAGGTACTGGAACTGGCCCAGATGTTCGTCCGGCGCATGATCGATCCGGACCCGTCCGCGATCGCCCCGACCACGGAAGAAGGCGCGAAGCTCACCGCGGCCGGCGTTATGGACGCGACCGCGCGGAAGCTCGCCGTGTGGCGCCGATCGGTGCTGTTCGTTGCGGCCGTGCCGTGTGCGTTCGCCGCGGTGCTGGGCTTCATCAACACGCTTGCCATGAGCAAAGGGGAGCGCGAGCTACTGAGCGCGTTCGGGATTTTGTTGCAGTACGTTCAAGCCCTGGCGCTGTTCGCGCTACCTGCAGCCGCGGTACTCGGGGCGCTCGCTTACGACCGGCTCGCTCTTTCCACGAAGTGGGTGCTGGGCGGCGGGATGATATCAATCGCCGTACCCCTGGCAGTCGCGTTCACTCCCGCCGAGTGGCTCCTCGATCTGAAGATCGACAAGAGCGCGAGCGTGGAGACGGCCGACGTCGCGCGCCTGGGCGCTGGCGTCCTGTTGGGCGTCGCGTTTTATATGGCCCTGATGCCCGCGGTCATGTCGCTGCTACCTGCAGTGGCTCGCGCGTGCGTGCGGATGAAGCTGTTCCTGCCCGAGTCGCTGGTTCCCGGTTGGGGGCTGGTCACGAGCGTCCCGTTGTGCGTGCTGCTCACGCTGGCGACGTTCGTGGTGATCTACCACGTCGCGAGTAACATGCTGCTCGTTTTGGGGCTGCTGCTCTGGATCGGTGCCCCGCTGGTGTACTTCACCAAGTTCAACCTGTTCACCCGCCCGCTAACCGCCGCCCCCGAGCGCGCCGCGATTGCTCGCACGTCCTTCACCGTGTTCGTGCTCATCGCGACCGGCGTGGGACTACTGCTCATTTACCTGCTCACGGGCAAGTTCGCGGGCCAAACGATCCTCGGCTTCAGTAAAGAGGCCATCATCCGCCCCTGGACGCTCGATTTGCACAAGATCTGGATCGACTACCTCGGGCGCTCGCTGTTCCTCACGGTGTTCTTCTCGGACCTGTTGCTACACATCGCGCTCTCGGTCTGGCGCGAGGAGCGGGCGTTCGCCGCGTCTCCCGAAGCGGCCGGGTTCGATCGCACCATGACGGGCCTCGGCTCCGCGGTCCTTCCGCGCTAA
- a CDS encoding GDSL-type esterase/lipase family protein: MFALLLLAPIPPEIAPPPRVADPFAKWEKDVAAIEKRLRASPPKPGAVFFAGSSSIVQWDLKKSFPDTGYVKVGFGGSVITDSTHFAPRILSPHKPGTIVFYAGDNDIGRGSKPENVASDFKAFVTAVRKDNPSCRVLFIAVKPSLARWKKFEDQKKANALVREFCEKEPGLVFVDVVPVMLGADGTPNSELFVKDGLHMTPKGYELWTAAIKKALARE; this comes from the coding sequence ATGTTCGCGCTGCTCTTACTCGCCCCCATCCCACCCGAGATTGCCCCGCCGCCGCGTGTCGCCGATCCGTTCGCCAAGTGGGAAAAGGACGTCGCTGCCATCGAGAAACGGTTGCGCGCGAGCCCGCCGAAGCCGGGCGCGGTGTTCTTCGCGGGCAGTTCCAGCATCGTGCAGTGGGATCTGAAGAAATCCTTCCCCGACACGGGGTACGTGAAGGTCGGGTTCGGCGGCTCGGTCATCACGGACAGCACGCACTTCGCGCCGCGCATTCTGTCGCCGCACAAACCGGGCACGATCGTCTTCTATGCTGGCGACAACGACATCGGACGCGGCAGCAAACCCGAAAACGTCGCGTCGGACTTCAAAGCATTCGTCACAGCCGTCCGGAAGGACAATCCGAGTTGCCGCGTGCTGTTTATCGCGGTGAAACCGAGCCTCGCCCGGTGGAAGAAGTTCGAGGACCAGAAGAAGGCCAACGCGCTCGTGCGGGAGTTCTGCGAGAAAGAACCCGGACTCGTGTTCGTGGACGTTGTGCCGGTGATGCTCGGCGCCGATGGTACGCCCAACTCGGAATTGTTCGTAAAGGACGGCCTGCACATGACCCCAAAGGGGTACGAGTTGTGGACGGCCGCCATCAAGAAGGCGCTTGCTCGGGAGTAG
- a CDS encoding NADH-quinone oxidoreductase subunit C — MTATEIAALLEERFGPAITGKKLDALDPFVTVDPVQLVDVCRFLRDDPRLKFALLNDITGVDYLETDAKKVAKAGFEPHLEVLYHLSSFAFPGLRFTLKLVLPRWKDDAIGVIPEVPSVSGVWRGADWHEREVYDLVGVFFTGHPNLVRILLNDDWVGHPLRKDYEFPLEYHGIRCR, encoded by the coding sequence ATGACCGCTACTGAAATTGCCGCGCTGCTCGAAGAACGGTTCGGTCCCGCGATCACGGGCAAGAAGCTCGACGCGCTCGACCCGTTCGTGACGGTCGATCCGGTGCAGTTGGTCGACGTGTGCCGGTTCCTGCGGGACGATCCCCGATTGAAGTTCGCGCTCCTGAACGACATCACCGGCGTGGACTACCTCGAAACGGACGCGAAGAAGGTCGCGAAGGCCGGGTTCGAGCCGCACCTCGAAGTGCTCTACCACCTGTCGAGTTTCGCGTTCCCGGGCCTGCGCTTCACACTGAAACTGGTGCTCCCGCGCTGGAAAGACGACGCGATCGGCGTGATCCCGGAAGTGCCCTCCGTCTCGGGCGTGTGGCGAGGGGCCGACTGGCACGAGCGCGAGGTGTACGACCTCGTGGGCGTGTTCTTCACCGGGCACCCGAACCTCGTCCGCATCCTGCTCAACGACGACTGGGTGGGGCACCCGCTCCGCAAGGACTACGAGTTCCCACTGGAGTACCACGGCATCCGCTGCCGCTGA
- a CDS encoding NADH-quinone oxidoreductase subunit I has translation MRAWFRNVYLATTTLASGMYVTLWYFVQSFRRGTFTKHFAYPEQPVPVRPRYRGFHRFDLTTCIGCDKCARACPVDCIYIDKEKAAPPAKGFVVTGFKIDYTKCMFCALCVDPCPVDCIFMGSNHDISTYTRDGCVVDYAKLPLDVAWGQATLNPTAVQESKRVSLPVWTKTADAPKPAEVKPAVDGKQAT, from the coding sequence ATGCGTGCCTGGTTCCGCAACGTTTACCTCGCGACGACCACCCTCGCCTCGGGCATGTACGTCACGCTGTGGTACTTCGTGCAATCGTTCCGGCGCGGCACGTTCACGAAGCACTTCGCCTACCCGGAGCAGCCGGTGCCCGTGCGCCCGCGGTACCGGGGGTTCCACCGGTTCGACCTGACGACGTGCATCGGGTGCGACAAGTGCGCCCGCGCGTGCCCGGTCGATTGCATCTACATCGACAAGGAGAAGGCCGCGCCGCCCGCGAAGGGGTTCGTGGTCACCGGGTTCAAGATCGACTACACGAAGTGCATGTTTTGTGCGCTGTGCGTGGACCCGTGTCCGGTTGATTGCATCTTCATGGGCTCGAACCACGACATCAGCACCTACACCCGCGACGGCTGCGTGGTCGATTACGCGAAACTGCCGCTCGACGTTGCGTGGGGACAGGCGACGCTGAACCCAACTGCAGTGCAGGAGTCGAAGCGCGTCAGTTTGCCCGTGTGGACGAAGACCGCCGATGCCCCGAAACCCGCGGAGGTCAAGCCCGCGGTCGACGGGAAGCAAGCGACGTGA
- a CDS encoding TIGR03067 domain-containing protein: MLKYLSVLTLLAVSLTFTGCKSKEQTEAEQAALKAEQDKLQGKWKLASRSGDEDEEAPEPNSYYVIEGDIFRLVFTDKDGKEETIFRQKMAITPNKEPKQVDLTYVDEAGKPITSTDKVRSRGKTKSKTTTLKDVAIYQLDGDKLKICISYDDKKRPTDFTTPRGSARYVLNLEKMK; encoded by the coding sequence ATGCTGAAGTATCTGTCCGTTCTTACGCTGCTCGCGGTGTCCCTGACCTTCACCGGGTGCAAGTCCAAGGAGCAAACCGAGGCCGAACAAGCCGCGCTCAAGGCCGAACAAGACAAGCTCCAGGGCAAGTGGAAGCTCGCGTCCCGCAGCGGTGACGAAGACGAAGAGGCCCCCGAACCGAACAGTTATTACGTGATCGAGGGCGACATCTTCCGCCTCGTGTTCACCGACAAGGACGGGAAGGAAGAAACGATCTTCCGCCAGAAGATGGCCATCACGCCGAACAAAGAACCGAAGCAGGTGGACCTGACCTACGTGGACGAGGCCGGCAAGCCGATCACCTCGACCGACAAGGTCCGGTCCCGCGGTAAGACGAAGAGCAAGACGACCACGCTCAAAGACGTCGCCATCTACCAGCTCGACGGTGACAAACTCAAGATCTGCATCAGCTACGACGACAAGAAGCGGCCGACCGACTTCACCACCCCGAGAGGCTCGGCCCGGTACGTGCTGAACCTCGAAAAGATGAAGTAA
- a CDS encoding NADH-quinone oxidoreductase subunit B: MGLLEGRLEDGFMVTNLEHAINWARESSLWPMTFGLACCAIEMMAAGAPRYDIDRFGAGAFRATPRQADLMIVAGTVNLKMAERVRRLYNQMPDPKFVIAMGACTCGGGPYYKYGYNVAKGVDLVVPVDVYVPGCPPRPEALLEGLMRVQDKIHKMRELTKGQPAELPIPARTGRVQLPEELADPAKAVAFLAENKERAKPVKA; this comes from the coding sequence ATGGGTCTGCTCGAAGGGCGCCTCGAAGACGGGTTCATGGTCACGAATCTGGAGCACGCGATCAACTGGGCGCGCGAGTCGTCGCTGTGGCCGATGACGTTCGGTCTGGCGTGCTGTGCCATCGAGATGATGGCCGCCGGCGCGCCGCGGTACGACATCGACCGGTTCGGCGCGGGAGCGTTCCGCGCGACCCCGCGCCAGGCGGACCTCATGATCGTTGCGGGGACCGTGAACCTGAAAATGGCCGAGCGCGTGCGCCGGCTCTACAACCAGATGCCCGACCCGAAGTTCGTGATCGCGATGGGCGCATGCACGTGCGGCGGCGGGCCGTACTACAAGTACGGCTACAACGTCGCGAAGGGCGTGGACCTCGTGGTGCCCGTTGATGTGTACGTGCCCGGGTGCCCGCCGCGGCCCGAGGCGCTGCTGGAAGGTTTGATGCGGGTGCAGGACAAGATCCACAAGATGCGCGAACTCACGAAGGGCCAGCCGGCGGAACTGCCAATCCCCGCGCGCACGGGGCGTGTACAGTTGCCGGAAGAACTCGCCGATCCCGCCAAGGCGGTCGCGTTCCTGGCGGAGAACAAGGAACGCGCCAAGCCCGTCAAAGCGTGA
- a CDS encoding NADH-quinone oxidoreductase subunit A, producing the protein MTTLVLFLLIFLAAGLTLLAANLILGRLIRPDRPSAEKAEVYECGEQPIGDAWIQFDLRFYVVALLFVIFDVELAFFFPWAVVFGSAVRTADESLPAEVRVESAANLQPHSVAPDAVAPEPAAAKSLAWIAFADILVFFGVLLVGFAYLWRRGDLEWVRSMAAQEPVGATGPPRETVASERPVTAGHSSGGV; encoded by the coding sequence ATGACGACTCTCGTTCTCTTCCTCCTGATCTTTCTCGCGGCGGGTTTAACGCTGCTCGCGGCGAATCTCATACTGGGTCGATTGATCCGACCCGACCGACCGAGCGCGGAGAAGGCCGAAGTCTACGAGTGCGGCGAGCAGCCGATCGGCGATGCGTGGATTCAGTTCGACTTGCGGTTCTACGTGGTCGCGCTGCTGTTCGTGATCTTCGACGTGGAACTCGCGTTCTTCTTCCCGTGGGCGGTGGTGTTCGGCAGCGCGGTGCGCACCGCCGACGAATCGCTACCAGCAGAAGTGCGAGTCGAATCGGCAGCGAACCTGCAACCGCACAGTGTCGCACCAGATGCGGTTGCGCCGGAACCGGCCGCGGCGAAGTCGCTCGCGTGGATCGCGTTCGCGGACATTCTCGTTTTCTTCGGCGTGCTGCTGGTCGGGTTCGCGTACTTGTGGCGCCGCGGTGATCTGGAGTGGGTGCGGAGCATGGCGGCCCAGGAGCCGGTCGGCGCGACCGGTCCGCCGCGCGAAACGGTTGCGTCCGAACGGCCGGTTACCGCGGGCCATTCGTCCGGAGGGGTGTGA
- a CDS encoding NADH-quinone oxidoreductase subunit D → MPPEDPTVIEFDVRTDEMLVNMGPQHPSTHGVLRLVLRTDGEVISEVTPHLGYLHRCAEKIGENVMPIQFIPYTDRMDYLAGMNMNLGYSLAIEKLCGLKIPEKAQVIRVLICELNRIASHLVGMGAYGLDLGTFSPFLYAFREREHILDLFEDVCGARLTYSYLTIGGAHDDLPAGFTARVTKFLEYFKPRIPEYHALLTDNHIFVKRTAGIGVLSKEMALDYGCTGPMLRGSLDRTKGDPAWDLRKTEPYSGYEQYQFEVPLPPYDRAPAGAVIGDCWHRFYVRMLEVLEAIKIVEQAIVKYDALHSEGEQVKAEFAARKPTLSADDAKKDDAKLADLLKTKYAHRIEPPRQLTPGECYVETECPRGQMGFHVVGRPAKENVPLRVRARSSCFANLSVTGELCRGCLVADVPAIVGSIDVVMGEIDR, encoded by the coding sequence ATGCCCCCCGAAGACCCCACCGTTATCGAGTTCGACGTCCGCACCGACGAAATGCTCGTCAACATGGGTCCGCAGCACCCGAGCACGCACGGGGTTCTGCGACTCGTGCTGCGCACCGACGGCGAGGTCATTTCGGAGGTGACACCGCACTTGGGTTACCTGCACCGGTGCGCGGAGAAGATCGGCGAGAACGTGATGCCGATCCAGTTCATCCCGTACACGGACCGGATGGACTACCTCGCCGGGATGAACATGAATCTCGGTTACTCGCTCGCAATCGAGAAACTGTGCGGTTTGAAGATCCCCGAAAAGGCGCAAGTCATTCGCGTGCTGATTTGCGAGCTGAACCGGATCGCGTCGCACCTCGTCGGGATGGGCGCCTACGGGCTGGACCTCGGCACGTTCTCGCCGTTCCTCTACGCCTTCCGCGAGCGCGAGCACATCCTCGATCTGTTTGAAGACGTGTGCGGTGCCCGGCTCACCTACAGCTACCTCACGATCGGCGGCGCGCACGACGACCTCCCGGCGGGGTTCACCGCGCGGGTGACGAAGTTCCTCGAATACTTCAAGCCGCGCATCCCGGAGTACCACGCGCTCCTCACCGACAACCACATCTTCGTGAAGCGCACGGCGGGCATCGGCGTGCTCTCGAAAGAGATGGCGCTCGACTACGGCTGCACCGGTCCGATGCTGCGCGGGTCGCTCGACCGCACGAAGGGCGATCCGGCGTGGGATCTCCGCAAAACGGAGCCGTACTCGGGCTACGAGCAGTACCAGTTCGAGGTACCGCTCCCGCCCTACGATCGCGCTCCGGCCGGCGCGGTCATCGGCGACTGCTGGCACCGGTTCTACGTGCGGATGCTCGAAGTGCTGGAGGCCATCAAGATCGTAGAGCAGGCGATCGTGAAGTACGATGCGCTTCATTCTGAGGGCGAGCAGGTGAAAGCCGAGTTCGCGGCGCGCAAGCCCACGCTCTCGGCCGACGACGCCAAGAAGGACGATGCGAAGCTGGCCGACCTGCTCAAGACGAAATACGCGCACCGCATCGAACCGCCGCGCCAACTCACCCCCGGCGAATGCTACGTCGAAACGGAGTGCCCACGCGGGCAGATGGGGTTCCACGTCGTCGGGCGCCCGGCCAAGGAGAACGTGCCGCTCCGCGTGCGGGCGCGGTCGAGCTGCTTCGCGAACCTGAGCGTCACGGGCGAACTGTGCCGCGGGTGCCTCGTCGCCGATGTTCCCGCAATCGTGGGGAGCATCGATGTGGTGATGGGCGAAATCGATCGGTAA